The Verrucomicrobium spinosum DSM 4136 = JCM 18804 genome includes a region encoding these proteins:
- a CDS encoding neutral/alkaline non-lysosomal ceramidase N-terminal domain-containing protein, whose protein sequence is MRSRSLSSRKSVAFLLAGFTSCLALPGILDAAELRVGAAQIKITPPDGIPMAGYYNERGSEGVLDDLFARALVFEKDGTKAAMVTLDLITTSAPMVEATRKAVQEQTGIPTEHVLITASHTHTAPIITGRGPRDNVFGGGKDITRQYNATLPGLIAECVEQAQVRLAPAAISLGRATEKNLAFNRRFFLKDGSVAWNPRKLDPNIVEPAGPVDPEVLVLAVNDPKGKPLATLVNFALHPDTVGGSRISADYPGVMAGLVGAWRGGESVTLFANGACGNINHRDVNWEAPQKGPGEATRIGTILAASVFKAARELKPASGDQLRVAREVVKLPLPAITPEQVQKATAIMQEVISGEKKPAFLDQVDAFKVVDVEGRKGAPWEVEVQVITLGNEVAVVSLPGEIFVELGLDIKKLSPFKHTFIAELANGSIGYIPTKRAYGQGAYEVVSARCAAGSGEILVEAAARLLQKLKAAK, encoded by the coding sequence ATGCGCTCCAGATCCCTCTCCTCCCGCAAGTCCGTCGCGTTTCTGCTGGCAGGTTTCACCTCATGCCTGGCCCTGCCGGGGATACTGGATGCGGCAGAGCTCCGCGTGGGGGCGGCCCAGATCAAGATCACGCCCCCTGATGGCATCCCCATGGCGGGATACTACAATGAACGCGGTTCAGAGGGGGTGCTGGATGACCTCTTTGCCCGGGCACTGGTGTTTGAGAAAGACGGCACGAAGGCCGCGATGGTCACTTTGGATTTGATCACCACTTCTGCCCCCATGGTGGAAGCCACTCGCAAGGCGGTACAGGAGCAAACGGGGATTCCGACGGAGCATGTGCTGATCACAGCATCCCACACCCATACCGCTCCCATCATCACCGGCAGGGGGCCGCGTGACAACGTCTTCGGTGGGGGCAAAGACATCACCCGCCAGTACAATGCCACTCTGCCTGGGCTCATTGCGGAATGCGTGGAGCAAGCCCAGGTGCGCCTCGCTCCCGCTGCCATTTCCCTGGGCCGGGCGACGGAGAAGAACCTCGCCTTCAACCGCCGCTTCTTCCTCAAGGACGGCTCGGTGGCCTGGAATCCGCGCAAACTGGACCCGAACATCGTGGAGCCCGCCGGGCCGGTGGATCCAGAAGTGTTGGTGCTGGCGGTGAACGACCCCAAGGGCAAGCCGCTCGCCACGCTGGTGAATTTCGCCCTGCATCCTGACACCGTGGGCGGGAGCCGGATCTCGGCGGACTATCCTGGCGTGATGGCCGGACTGGTGGGTGCCTGGCGCGGCGGAGAGAGCGTGACCCTCTTTGCCAACGGAGCCTGTGGGAACATCAACCATCGGGATGTGAACTGGGAGGCTCCTCAGAAAGGTCCGGGCGAGGCCACACGCATCGGCACCATTCTGGCGGCCAGTGTGTTCAAGGCCGCGCGTGAGCTCAAGCCCGCCAGTGGCGATCAGCTTCGGGTCGCCCGTGAAGTGGTGAAACTTCCTTTGCCAGCGATCACACCGGAGCAGGTGCAGAAAGCCACGGCCATCATGCAGGAGGTGATTTCTGGCGAAAAGAAACCAGCATTCCTTGATCAGGTGGATGCCTTCAAGGTGGTGGATGTGGAGGGGCGCAAGGGGGCGCCCTGGGAGGTGGAGGTGCAGGTCATCACCCTTGGGAATGAGGTGGCCGTCGTCAGCCTGCCGGGGGAGATTTTTGTGGAGCTGGGGCTGGATATCAAAAAGCTGTCTCCTTTCAAGCACACGTTCATCGCGGAGCTGGCCAATGGTTCCATTGGCTACATCCCCACCAAGCGCGCTTATGGCCAGGGGGCGTATGAAGTTGTCAGCGCCCGTTGTGCTGCGGGCTCAGGGGAAATTTTGGTGGAGGCGGCAGCAAGACTCTTGCAGAAGCTCAAGGCCGCAAAGTAA
- a CDS encoding FUSC family protein, translating into MLERSALQPDLARATRATTAFAGALIVCALSGAPVAAQYAATAALGLSMPQLRGAYPQRVLVMAVMISVISGAAFLGGLAAHHLPAAVAGIGLLALLSGVWRHVSADYGPPLGVDSALLFLLALEGPSHGASAGQVALWTALGGMGAAVLQLGLWAFRPQHPLRHAVADAWVAASDLYLALIQTGRGEGNGWTMKQRALRDTLDRATAALNSARSRNSPVLIGHLEQMVHEAAHLAMQAAAWHTLSESRIAATGPAAEPARRRAAREAVLNELANLGRSVAITLITHQERNLAATRARIQTCRHLMEVMALEDEEGRAPVAISPHRRLFEVMGRQLNSLVTSLAPTVGHSDIPATIPQHLPDLSRASMPAIASWLNSVPFPDPALVRYALRMALLTTLAVAAYLHWAVPRGYWMAFAIIVVLQPDYGATRQRAFQRVTGTVAGALLGSATLFMPLPHWLLAGLTISAAFTFAYFLKRCYGLAVFFVTIMIVLLTELHVPVHLDFTIGRLLSNLAGAVLALVAAAWFWPVSERSRFPGLMAAAIRANGVYFDEVAREFSARGTFHQRIVRAKQVAEREASRAAASLQRLLAEPGGDPADAPATGVVTANDRVTRAISALAIQMEAGLAPDASDPAAVVAETKGLLENVAVAVESGSGLAESSVPGIRQECWHPLLAVLTEVRALELVARG; encoded by the coding sequence ATGCTTGAAAGGTCCGCCCTCCAGCCAGACCTCGCCCGGGCCACCCGGGCTACGACCGCCTTTGCTGGCGCGTTGATCGTCTGTGCGCTCAGTGGAGCGCCCGTGGCCGCTCAATACGCGGCCACCGCTGCGCTGGGGCTGAGCATGCCCCAGTTGCGCGGGGCTTACCCCCAGCGGGTGCTGGTGATGGCGGTGATGATCAGTGTCATCTCGGGGGCCGCCTTTCTGGGCGGGCTGGCCGCTCACCATCTTCCGGCAGCGGTGGCGGGCATCGGGCTGCTGGCCTTGCTGAGCGGGGTCTGGCGTCATGTGAGCGCGGACTACGGGCCTCCTCTGGGGGTTGATTCGGCGTTGCTCTTTCTCCTGGCATTGGAAGGGCCTTCCCACGGGGCGAGCGCGGGACAGGTGGCTTTGTGGACGGCGTTGGGCGGCATGGGGGCGGCAGTGCTTCAACTTGGGCTGTGGGCATTCCGTCCGCAGCATCCGCTGCGCCATGCCGTGGCCGATGCCTGGGTGGCGGCGTCAGACCTTTATCTGGCGTTGATCCAGACCGGCCGGGGCGAGGGGAACGGCTGGACGATGAAACAACGTGCGCTGCGGGACACGCTGGACCGGGCCACGGCAGCCCTGAACTCCGCCCGCAGTCGCAACAGCCCGGTGTTGATCGGCCACCTGGAGCAGATGGTGCACGAGGCGGCCCACCTTGCCATGCAGGCCGCCGCGTGGCACACCCTGTCTGAAAGCCGGATCGCTGCGACGGGCCCGGCGGCCGAGCCCGCCCGGCGCAGGGCCGCGAGAGAGGCGGTGCTCAACGAGCTGGCAAATCTCGGCCGGTCGGTGGCCATCACCTTGATCACGCATCAGGAACGGAACCTCGCCGCCACCCGGGCCCGCATCCAGACCTGCCGGCATCTTATGGAAGTCATGGCACTTGAGGATGAGGAAGGGCGGGCTCCGGTTGCAATCAGCCCCCACCGCCGGCTTTTTGAGGTCATGGGCCGTCAGCTCAACTCTCTGGTGACCTCCCTGGCACCCACGGTCGGGCATTCTGACATCCCCGCCACCATTCCCCAGCACCTCCCGGATCTGAGCCGCGCTTCCATGCCGGCCATTGCATCCTGGCTGAACTCCGTGCCCTTTCCAGATCCGGCCCTTGTCCGTTATGCGTTGCGCATGGCCCTGCTCACCACACTGGCGGTGGCTGCCTACCTGCACTGGGCGGTGCCCCGTGGGTACTGGATGGCCTTTGCCATCATCGTCGTGCTGCAACCCGACTATGGGGCGACCCGTCAGCGCGCATTTCAACGCGTGACCGGCACTGTGGCCGGGGCCTTGCTCGGCAGCGCCACGCTGTTCATGCCGCTGCCCCACTGGCTGCTGGCGGGGCTGACCATCTCCGCCGCCTTCACCTTCGCTTATTTCCTGAAGCGCTGCTACGGCCTCGCCGTGTTCTTTGTCACCATCATGATCGTGCTCCTGACGGAGCTGCATGTGCCGGTGCATCTGGACTTTACGATAGGCCGGTTGCTCTCGAACCTGGCCGGGGCCGTCCTGGCTCTGGTGGCGGCGGCCTGGTTCTGGCCGGTTTCCGAGCGGTCCCGGTTCCCCGGCCTCATGGCCGCCGCGATCCGGGCGAACGGGGTGTACTTTGATGAAGTGGCCCGTGAATTTAGTGCCCGCGGGACTTTTCACCAGCGCATCGTCCGCGCCAAGCAGGTGGCGGAACGTGAGGCAAGTCGTGCGGCGGCCAGTTTGCAGCGTCTGCTGGCGGAGCCCGGCGGTGATCCCGCTGACGCCCCTGCCACAGGGGTGGTGACCGCCAACGACCGTGTCACCCGCGCCATCAGTGCCCTCGCCATCCAGATGGAGGCGGGGCTCGCGCCTGATGCATCGGATCCCGCCGCGGTGGTGGCCGAGACCAAAGGGCTGCTGGAAAACGTGGCCGTGGCCGTGGAAAGCGGCAGCGGGCTGGCAGAGAGCAGCGTACCCGGAATACGTCAAGAGTGTTGGCATCCGCTGCTGGCCGTGCTTACGGAAGTGCGGGCGCTGGAGCTGGTGGCAAGGGGGTAG
- a CDS encoding heavy metal translocating P-type ATPase, translated as MSDASPSTLPPVTWMDGLAEFLANEHGVEAILLHPEQRKVSLATLGTVDTAALTDRLNEVLRELDAQWSAHGEPNGTLPPGRSFSLQVRHLPDDAVLIEKPSCPTAPRFWKWREFSWPEPDELEDHSREEWQALAWQAGICGVALVAGWTLEHTGVPRAFWIACYFVSILAGGWDAAKDASGKVLKGQLDIHFLMLAVAVGAMAIGAWHEGALLLFLFSLSGALEHYALHRTHREINALTKAAPKMARVVLPDGKTEDRPVASLQPGEVLQVRPDELFAVDGSVQEGETAADESNLTGESVPVGKQKGAQVYSGTLNLWGVVKVKVERRAEQSSLQKIIALIQHAQHLRAPSERFTDKFGTRYTWLVMGITATMFFIWWLGMGKPPFQNIGEEKSAFYRAMTLLVVMSPCALALSIPSAILAAIAWGARHGILFRGGAAIEKLAEVNVVAMDKTGTLTEGELRVTNVESFPPGRETEVARLAFTLDGQSNHPISRAITTHGKSLGLEPYPVTEFQRLTGAGLRGRVNGEICYVGRRELMEQGDFAQWLDKIPDTPLGYSEVWVLSPQGVGRILLQDTIRQGSKGVLERLHAEGVRTIMLTGDRRAAAEQVAKDIGLDEVRAGLKPEDKVAAIKAMTDAGEKVAMVGDGVNDAPSLAAAYVSVAMGARGSDAALEQSDVVLMQDRIEKLLTARELSLKARRVIKQNLVISLGAIALASLASILGWLPLTLGVLAHEGSTVVVCLNSLRLLLGREK; from the coding sequence ATGTCCGACGCCTCCCCCTCCACGCTCCCGCCCGTCACCTGGATGGACGGTCTGGCAGAGTTTCTCGCCAACGAGCATGGAGTGGAGGCCATCCTGCTTCATCCAGAACAGCGCAAGGTGAGCCTGGCCACCCTGGGCACCGTGGATACGGCGGCCCTGACGGACCGGCTGAACGAAGTGCTCCGGGAGCTGGATGCCCAGTGGTCTGCCCATGGCGAACCCAACGGCACCCTGCCGCCCGGTCGCTCCTTCTCCCTCCAGGTGCGCCATCTGCCGGATGATGCGGTGCTTATTGAAAAGCCCAGCTGCCCCACCGCACCAAGATTCTGGAAGTGGCGCGAGTTCTCCTGGCCGGAGCCCGATGAGCTGGAAGACCACAGCCGCGAGGAGTGGCAGGCCCTGGCGTGGCAGGCCGGCATCTGCGGTGTGGCACTGGTCGCGGGTTGGACTCTGGAGCATACCGGCGTACCCAGGGCTTTCTGGATCGCTTGTTATTTCGTGTCGATCCTGGCCGGTGGCTGGGACGCCGCCAAGGATGCCTCCGGCAAAGTCCTCAAGGGGCAGCTCGACATCCATTTCCTCATGCTGGCCGTGGCCGTGGGGGCCATGGCGATTGGTGCCTGGCATGAGGGGGCACTGCTGCTCTTCCTGTTCTCCCTTTCTGGCGCACTGGAGCACTACGCGCTGCATCGCACGCACCGGGAGATCAACGCGCTGACCAAAGCTGCCCCCAAGATGGCGCGCGTGGTTCTGCCCGATGGCAAGACGGAAGATCGCCCAGTGGCCTCCCTTCAACCTGGCGAGGTGCTCCAAGTGCGGCCCGATGAACTCTTCGCCGTGGATGGCTCCGTTCAGGAAGGCGAAACCGCTGCAGACGAATCCAACCTTACCGGTGAATCCGTGCCGGTCGGCAAGCAGAAGGGCGCTCAAGTGTACAGCGGGACTCTGAACCTCTGGGGTGTGGTAAAGGTGAAGGTGGAGCGGCGTGCGGAGCAGAGTTCCCTCCAAAAAATCATCGCCCTCATCCAGCACGCCCAGCATCTGCGCGCACCCAGCGAGCGTTTTACGGACAAATTCGGCACCCGCTACACCTGGCTGGTGATGGGCATTACCGCGACGATGTTCTTCATCTGGTGGCTGGGAATGGGTAAACCTCCTTTCCAGAATATTGGCGAAGAGAAGTCCGCCTTCTACCGGGCCATGACCCTGCTGGTGGTGATGTCCCCCTGCGCCCTGGCGTTGAGCATTCCCTCTGCCATCCTGGCCGCGATCGCCTGGGGTGCCCGCCATGGCATCCTCTTCCGCGGAGGCGCCGCCATCGAGAAACTGGCTGAGGTGAATGTGGTGGCCATGGACAAGACGGGAACGCTCACAGAGGGCGAACTCCGCGTGACCAACGTGGAGAGCTTCCCACCTGGTCGTGAGACGGAGGTGGCCCGCCTTGCCTTCACCCTGGACGGCCAGTCAAACCATCCCATTTCCCGCGCCATCACCACGCATGGCAAGAGCCTGGGCTTGGAGCCTTATCCAGTCACAGAATTCCAGCGGCTCACCGGAGCGGGCCTGCGTGGCCGGGTCAACGGAGAGATCTGCTATGTGGGTCGGCGCGAGCTCATGGAGCAGGGCGATTTTGCCCAATGGCTGGACAAGATCCCAGACACCCCGCTGGGTTACTCCGAAGTATGGGTGCTCAGCCCTCAGGGCGTGGGCCGGATCCTTCTGCAGGACACCATCCGGCAGGGCAGCAAAGGCGTGCTGGAACGCCTGCATGCCGAGGGGGTGCGCACCATCATGCTCACGGGCGACCGGCGTGCTGCCGCCGAGCAGGTGGCCAAAGACATCGGCCTGGATGAAGTGCGCGCCGGCCTGAAGCCGGAGGACAAAGTCGCCGCCATCAAGGCCATGACCGATGCCGGTGAGAAGGTGGCCATGGTGGGCGACGGCGTGAACGACGCCCCCAGTCTGGCGGCAGCGTACGTCAGCGTGGCCATGGGTGCACGCGGCTCCGATGCCGCACTGGAGCAGAGCGACGTGGTGCTCATGCAGGACCGCATTGAAAAACTCCTGACGGCCCGGGAGCTGAGCCTCAAGGCCCGGCGCGTCATCAAGCAGAACTTGGTTATTTCCTTGGGCGCGATCGCCCTGGCTTCGCTGGCCTCCATTCTTGGCTGGCTGCCGCTGACGCTGGGGGTGCTGGCGCATGAGGGCAGCACCGTGGTGGTGTGCCTGAACAGCTTGCGGTTGTTGCTGGGGAGGGAGAAGTAG
- a CDS encoding radical SAM protein: protein MNPTSVNPSQVKGVLSTDARGIDPNIQRKETIFASQLQHDARTRVPLFAKLELSLTGLCNRKCRFCPRSDASFFPNVNEHMSDALLHGMLDELAQAGWKGTVSLSGFGEPLLHPRIREIVGTIHRVLPHARIEMVSNGDRLTAGLARDLFDAGLHVLVLSLYDNESQLLKFDSLRAEAQLRPDQMLLRIRYKSPEEHHGLTLSNRAGTVDLSYLGREKLTAPKSHACYYPHYSLFVEYDGTVLLCCNDWGKVSACGTVGARGLLDIWSSHHMDKVRKALLAGDRSHQPCSGCDIDGTLMGREHAAAWNQHYEDRPELQAS, encoded by the coding sequence GTGAACCCCACCTCTGTAAATCCCTCCCAAGTAAAAGGGGTGCTTAGCACTGATGCGCGCGGCATTGATCCCAACATTCAGCGAAAGGAGACCATCTTCGCGAGCCAGTTGCAGCACGACGCGCGGACCAGGGTGCCATTGTTTGCCAAACTGGAACTGAGCCTGACAGGTCTTTGCAATAGAAAGTGCCGGTTCTGCCCCCGCTCAGACGCATCGTTCTTTCCCAATGTGAACGAGCATATGAGCGATGCGCTTCTCCACGGCATGCTCGATGAACTTGCGCAAGCCGGCTGGAAGGGCACCGTAAGCCTCTCGGGCTTCGGCGAACCCCTGCTGCATCCAAGGATACGTGAAATCGTCGGTACCATCCATCGAGTGCTGCCCCATGCCCGCATTGAAATGGTTTCCAACGGGGACCGGCTAACAGCAGGATTGGCCCGTGACCTTTTTGACGCAGGCCTGCATGTCCTTGTCCTGAGCCTGTATGACAATGAAAGTCAGCTCCTGAAGTTTGACTCCCTCAGGGCGGAAGCGCAGTTGCGGCCGGACCAGATGCTGCTCCGGATCCGCTACAAGTCTCCAGAGGAACATCACGGCCTGACACTCTCCAACCGCGCGGGCACTGTGGATCTCAGCTATCTGGGCAGGGAAAAGCTGACCGCCCCGAAAAGCCACGCCTGCTACTACCCACATTACAGCCTCTTCGTGGAGTATGACGGCACAGTTCTCCTCTGCTGCAATGACTGGGGCAAAGTCTCCGCCTGCGGAACAGTAGGAGCAAGAGGTCTGCTGGATATCTGGTCCAGCCATCACATGGACAAGGTCCGCAAGGCTCTGCTCGCTGGAGACCGTTCGCACCAGCCCTGCTCAGGTTGCGACATCGATGGAACTCTGATGGGCCGGGAGCATGCCGCCGCATGGAACCAACACTACGAAGACAGGCCGGAGCTCCAAGCCAGCTAG
- a CDS encoding 2OG-Fe(II) oxygenase: protein MREIFAKLAEAEVHLEPFPHVIIEDVLDAQTCAALLREMPPMEVLTRGEAPRSNHRFSLSAATALEDPRVSAVWKELMREGISQEFLQAVIQKFSSHIRREHPHFETSFGPLENLEVIHRRHKDRPIHAVGLDVQIAVNTPALSPGTTVRGGHIDKPDKIFTGLLYLRHQEDESTGADLEFHEILPGEVVFGRSYSLPGSRVRTVRTVPYRNNTLVLFLNTPRSVHGVTARSIAAWPRYHINIVGEMREPVFTVKLDSTVEPPPSSASAPPPRLKMEPLFARCVGVGPLEPHPFPMVVLEKALPESLYRELELALPKCLKESAMMRIFEPGLNANHYPMGKTATLQHSLPDNTKAARTARDLLADPELPQVWRDFIEANLSQEALSACLQRFGAAILQEYPDFERRFGPLSSLRARRRGIDPAGPGDVELDVLVGAQTAVAGEACAQRGAHLKKNNKVIECYLYFRPDEDDGQDGAHEFFAIKEPGSLTFGAGWQVDRDKVKVARSVPSRGNTMVAWVNTARSIQQVAPRNPTPFALPFVELLVQLPEPLFEVDRLPALVDGGVPEEAMGTQQPPDKDTQFKSGWHSPERDGGGLFQWMGPGTPSVIEVPWPHSPGPGLLQLDIRHALTPEAASSLDVQVNGERVPMKLRPQENGLRAEGKIISSVLQNQKLENRAVIELRLPELGRPSDVNPSSADSRLVGLAIGKVSLTPDASAIKQGKDMAMREFLFEIPLLGLGENAFEGEGLSWFRWASASQDWWIDVHRHADGGARLLCRLTAFGSDKDTLPLQVVANGHTLALSYKGEGGVTTLEGHIPTQLLAKRPGSLQLKFHTRGKSPRSAAAGACSRGFWQSLKRGFRR, encoded by the coding sequence ATGAGGGAAATATTCGCAAAGCTGGCGGAGGCTGAGGTTCACCTGGAGCCTTTTCCGCATGTCATCATCGAAGACGTGCTCGACGCGCAAACTTGCGCAGCCCTGCTGCGCGAGATGCCCCCCATGGAGGTGCTGACACGTGGCGAGGCACCCCGGAGCAATCATCGGTTTTCGCTTTCTGCTGCTACAGCGCTGGAAGACCCTCGTGTCTCTGCTGTGTGGAAGGAATTGATGCGTGAAGGAATTTCCCAAGAATTTCTTCAAGCGGTCATTCAGAAGTTTTCCAGCCACATCCGCCGTGAACATCCTCATTTCGAGACATCGTTTGGGCCCTTGGAGAATCTGGAAGTCATCCACCGCCGGCACAAGGACCGCCCTATTCATGCTGTGGGTTTGGATGTGCAGATCGCCGTGAACACTCCAGCCCTTTCTCCCGGGACCACGGTGCGGGGCGGTCACATCGACAAGCCAGACAAGATCTTCACGGGCTTGCTCTACCTCCGGCATCAGGAGGATGAGTCCACCGGGGCGGACTTGGAGTTCCATGAGATTCTGCCTGGAGAAGTCGTTTTTGGCCGCAGTTACTCGCTGCCTGGCAGCCGGGTTCGCACGGTCCGGACCGTTCCGTATCGGAACAACACGCTGGTTTTGTTTCTCAATACCCCTCGTTCCGTCCATGGAGTGACGGCTCGCAGCATAGCGGCCTGGCCCCGCTATCACATCAACATCGTGGGGGAGATGAGGGAACCAGTCTTCACGGTGAAGCTGGATTCTACGGTTGAACCCCCGCCTTCATCGGCCTCCGCTCCGCCTCCCAGGTTGAAGATGGAGCCCTTGTTCGCCCGGTGCGTCGGCGTGGGGCCGCTTGAGCCGCACCCCTTTCCCATGGTGGTGCTGGAGAAAGCGCTTCCAGAGAGCCTGTATCGTGAACTCGAATTGGCGCTACCCAAATGTTTGAAGGAATCCGCGATGATGCGGATCTTTGAACCGGGCCTGAATGCCAACCACTACCCAATGGGGAAGACAGCGACGCTCCAGCATTCTCTGCCGGACAACACCAAAGCTGCCCGCACAGCCCGCGACCTTCTAGCGGACCCCGAATTGCCGCAAGTCTGGCGGGACTTTATCGAAGCCAATCTCAGCCAGGAAGCGCTGTCCGCCTGCCTACAGAGATTTGGAGCGGCAATACTCCAGGAGTATCCAGACTTCGAGCGACGCTTCGGGCCGTTGAGCAGCCTCCGGGCCCGGCGCAGGGGCATTGATCCTGCTGGACCCGGCGACGTGGAACTGGATGTCCTCGTCGGAGCGCAGACCGCAGTGGCGGGTGAGGCTTGCGCTCAGCGGGGGGCGCACCTCAAAAAGAACAACAAGGTGATTGAATGCTACCTCTATTTCCGGCCAGATGAAGACGATGGGCAGGACGGTGCGCATGAGTTCTTTGCCATCAAAGAGCCGGGTTCGCTGACGTTTGGTGCGGGCTGGCAGGTGGACCGAGACAAAGTGAAGGTGGCCCGCTCGGTCCCATCCCGCGGAAACACGATGGTGGCCTGGGTAAATACTGCGCGGTCCATCCAGCAGGTGGCTCCCAGAAACCCCACGCCTTTTGCCCTGCCTTTTGTTGAATTGCTGGTTCAACTGCCGGAGCCGCTTTTCGAGGTGGACCGTCTTCCCGCCCTTGTTGATGGAGGGGTGCCCGAGGAGGCTATGGGAACGCAGCAGCCCCCGGACAAGGACACCCAATTCAAATCCGGCTGGCATTCGCCAGAGCGCGATGGTGGTGGGCTCTTCCAGTGGATGGGGCCGGGCACACCTTCCGTCATTGAGGTGCCCTGGCCTCATTCGCCGGGGCCGGGGTTGCTTCAGCTCGACATCCGCCATGCCCTGACGCCGGAGGCTGCCTCCTCCTTGGACGTCCAGGTCAACGGGGAAAGGGTCCCGATGAAGCTTCGCCCGCAGGAGAACGGGCTTCGCGCCGAGGGGAAAATCATTTCGAGCGTGCTGCAAAATCAAAAGCTTGAAAACAGGGCCGTCATTGAACTCAGGCTGCCGGAGTTGGGCCGCCCCTCCGACGTCAACCCAAGCAGTGCCGATTCCAGGCTTGTCGGCCTGGCCATTGGGAAAGTCTCGCTGACGCCGGACGCGTCTGCGATCAAACAGGGCAAGGACATGGCCATGCGGGAGTTCTTGTTTGAAATTCCGCTCTTGGGGCTTGGGGAAAACGCTTTCGAGGGGGAGGGACTGTCATGGTTCCGCTGGGCGAGTGCGAGCCAGGATTGGTGGATTGACGTCCACCGCCATGCGGACGGTGGGGCCCGTTTGCTCTGTCGGCTCACGGCTTTTGGTTCTGACAAAGACACGTTGCCTCTGCAAGTGGTTGCCAATGGTCACACGCTGGCACTGAGTTACAAAGGAGAAGGGGGAGTGACCACGCTGGAGGGGCATATTCCCACGCAGCTTCTCGCAAAACGGCCAGGGAGTCTTCAATTGAAGTTTCACACGCGAGGGAAGTCTCCCCGGAGCGCCGCAGCAGGTGCCTGTTCGCGTGGGTTTTGGCAAAGCCTGAAACGCGGGTTCAGGCGGTGA
- the rlmN gene encoding 23S rRNA (adenine(2503)-C(2))-methyltransferase RlmN produces MSATPTPLPSLLGLQTAELGAILTELGEKPYRVKQVQEWVFQKRVESFDAMSNLSKPLQEALATRLTLRSMTYARVEGSEDTTRKFLFKLYDGRFIETVLIPASPSLYGERSDRRTLCVSSQVGCAYDCKFCASGLAGFTRNLTAGEIVEQILQVEKLAGARVDNLVFMGMGEPLANLTNVMRAIEVLNAQWGVNIGARHMTVSTSGLAPQIHKLADFPLQVRLAISLHGASNEVRNQIMPVNRKYPLEELFPALEYWNSKKKQRLTFEFILIDGVNDSLEQARLLGEHASRLDAKVNLIPYNTVEGLQWKRPSERRQDTFRDIVASHDVMTTLRREKGHDIAAACGQLRLKQETEEGIITSPVPEKRKTISSGA; encoded by the coding sequence ATGTCTGCCACGCCCACCCCTCTGCCTTCGCTCCTCGGCCTCCAAACGGCCGAGCTGGGCGCGATTTTGACAGAGCTGGGGGAAAAGCCCTACCGGGTGAAACAGGTGCAGGAATGGGTGTTCCAGAAGCGGGTGGAGTCGTTCGATGCCATGTCGAACCTTTCGAAACCGTTGCAGGAGGCGCTGGCCACCCGACTCACGCTCCGTAGCATGACCTACGCCCGGGTGGAAGGCTCGGAGGACACCACGCGGAAGTTCCTTTTCAAGCTATACGACGGTCGCTTCATCGAGACGGTGCTCATCCCCGCCTCGCCCTCGCTCTATGGCGAGCGGTCTGACCGGCGCACGCTGTGCGTCTCCTCCCAGGTGGGCTGTGCTTATGACTGCAAGTTCTGCGCGAGCGGTCTGGCCGGTTTTACCCGGAACCTGACCGCCGGGGAGATCGTGGAGCAGATCCTGCAAGTCGAGAAGCTGGCTGGGGCACGGGTGGACAACCTGGTTTTCATGGGCATGGGCGAGCCTCTGGCCAACCTCACCAACGTGATGCGCGCCATCGAGGTGCTGAACGCCCAGTGGGGCGTGAACATCGGGGCCCGACACATGACCGTGAGCACCAGCGGACTGGCCCCGCAGATCCACAAGCTGGCGGATTTCCCGCTACAGGTGCGCCTGGCCATCTCCCTGCATGGGGCGAGCAACGAGGTGCGCAACCAAATCATGCCCGTGAATCGCAAGTACCCGCTGGAGGAGCTCTTCCCCGCGCTGGAGTACTGGAACTCGAAGAAGAAGCAACGGCTCACCTTTGAGTTCATCCTCATCGACGGGGTGAACGATTCTCTTGAACAAGCGCGCCTGCTGGGTGAGCACGCCTCACGTCTGGACGCGAAGGTCAACCTCATCCCCTACAACACCGTCGAGGGCCTGCAATGGAAGCGGCCGAGCGAACGTCGCCAGGACACCTTCCGCGATATCGTGGCCTCTCATGATGTGATGACCACGCTGCGCCGCGAAAAGGGGCATGACATCGCCGCCGCCTGCGGGCAGCTCCGCCTGAAACAGGAGACGGAGGAGGGCATCATCACCAGCCCTGTGCCGGAGAAGCGGAAGACGATTTCGTCGGGGGCTTAG